Proteins from one Cicer arietinum cultivar CDC Frontier isolate Library 1 chromosome 3, Cicar.CDCFrontier_v2.0, whole genome shotgun sequence genomic window:
- the LOC105851752 gene encoding zinc finger BED domain-containing protein RICESLEEPER 2-like has translation MLRTLLPQFIIPSRRTVARDSFQLFMEEKVRSKAFFKSDCNRVALTIDYWTSIQNLNYLTLTTHFFDNDWSYQKRIISFTVIPNHRGDTVGKKIEEVLKDWGIQNVSTIIVDNASSNDVAVAFLKKKKINNTDGLMGDGEHFHMRCVVHILNLVVTDRLKEKKLAISSIRNVVRFVKSSPQRAAKFRESFGKLEVEESSYKDFFGEAGPPTSSDWDTARAFATFLKLFYEATRLFSSSQHESIHATFHQLSTIYCELQNASLNLNTLFASVVEDMLAKYDKYWGSIININKLLYFDVIFDPRYKLKYVEWCFQDMYATKSEVAIELITLIKEDLSKMYKWYKKVHDKKHNSPQPTPMVVDSDSYDETSVAVAHNSHMARAQAFEDHLKERLH, from the exons atgttgaGAACATTGCTGCCACAATTTATAATACCGTCTAGACGAACTGTAGCTAGGGATAGTTTTCAGTTGTTTATGGAGGAAAAAGTAAGGTCGAAAGCTTTTTTTAAGTCTGATTGCAATAGGGTAGCTCTTACAATAGATTATTGGACTTCAATCCAAAACCTTAACTACTTGACCCTTACGACACACTTTTTTGATAATGATTGGAGTTATCAAAAAAGGATTATTAGTTTCACAGTAATCCCAAATCATAGGGGTGACACAGTTGGTAAAAAGATTGAAGAGGTTTTAAAGGATTGGGGGATTCAGAATGTGTCAACTATAATCGTTGATAATGCATCATCCAATGATGTAGCTgttgcttttttgaaaaaaaaaaagataaataatacgGATGGTTTGATGGGGGATGGGGAACACTTCCACATGAGGTGTGTTGTTCATATTCTGAATTTAGTTGTAACTGATcgcttgaaagaaaaaaaattggcaatcTCTAGCATTAGAAATGTTGTTAGATTTGTAAAATCTTCACCTCAAAGGGCTGCTAAGTTTAGGGAAT CTTTTGGGAAGCTTGAGGTTGAGGAGTCGAGTTATAAGGATTTCTTTGGAGAAGCTGGTCCCCCAACTAGTTCTGATTGGGATACAGCTAGGGCGTTTGCAActtttttgaagttattttatgAGGCAACTAGATTGTTTTCCTCCTCACAACATGAGAGTATACATGCAACTTTTCACCAATTGTCCACAATCTATTGTGAGCTGCAAAATGCCTCCTTGAATTTGAACACCCTTTTTGCAAGTGTGGTTGAGGATATGttagcaaaatatgataaatattggGGTAGTATTATAAACATTAATAAGTTGCTATATTTTGATGTAATTTTCGATCCACGGTATAAGTTGAAATATGTTGAGTGGTGCTTTCAAGATATGTATGCAACTAAATCAGAGGTGGCTATTGAATTGATCACATTAATTAAAGAAGATCTAAGTAAAATGTACAAATGGTATAAAAAAGTGCATGACAAAAAACATAATTCACCACAACCAACTCCCATGGTTGTTGACAGTGATTCCTATGATGAAACCTCTGTTGCTGTTGCCCATAATTCACATATGGCCAGAGCACAAGCTTTTGAAGACCATTTGAAAGAGAGACTCCATTGA
- the LOC105851753 gene encoding uncharacterized protein produces MVASDVFVTIVWVPTKLHLYRFDPENVSSSSGYNDNDDPFTLMQLMVDDAFGPTYDIQNMGDEGNEEEINEEPPNEDAQDFYDLLTAANKPLSEEASDSKLSICVKLLACKSNWNVPQKCLDFFASMLVDVSPLKDSLPKKIYQAKKLVTMLGLKSEKIDCCVKGCMLYYKENSADIECRFCHEPQYVPRKPGIGNHKDIPVKRMFYMPITPRLKRLYASTETAAQMRWHQHNRSSSGILRHPSDGEAWNHFDARYPDFANEPRNVRLGLCSDGFTPYIQASSSPYSCWPVVVTPYNLPPEMCMTKPFMFLTCLIPGPSNPKANIDVYLQPLIDELQQLWSEGALTYDISMKQNFVMRATLMWIINDFPAYGMLSGWSTQGKLACPVCMDGNKAFTLKYGSKNSWFDCHRRFLPHNHAFRRSKKRFTKNRVVKDEPPPILNGEEVWGLVHNIPRVIDNAHTILFGYGVIHNWTKRSIFWDLPYWKDNLLTHNLDVMHIEKKLL; encoded by the exons ATGGTGGCATCAGATGTCTTTGTCACAATT GTTTGGGTTCCAACTAAACTTCACTTGTATAGGTTTGACCCAGAAAATGTTTCAAGTAGTAGTGGATATAATGATAACGATGATCCATTTACGTTAATGCAACTTATGGTCGATGATGCATTTGGTCCAACTTATGACATCCAAAATATGGGTGATGAGGGCAACGAGGAAGAGATTAATGAAGAGCCTCCAAATGAGGATGCTCAAGACTTTTATGATTTGTTAACTGCTGCAAACAAACCCTTATCTGAGGAGGCTTCtgattcaaaactttcaatatGCGTGAAGCTTTTAGCTTGCAAATCAAATTGGAATGTTCCGCAGAAATGTCTTGATTTCTTTGCAAGCATGCTTGTAGATGTGTCTCCTCTTAAGGATTCacttccaaaaaaaatttaccaagcGAAAAAATTGGTGACAATGCTAGGATTGAAGTCTGAGaaaattgattgttgtgttaaagggtGCATGTTGTACTACAAAGAGAATAGTGCAGATATAGAGTGTAGGTTTTGTCATGAACCCCAATATGTTCCTCGTAAGCCTGGGATAGGTAACCACAAAGACATTCCAGTTAAGAGGATGTTCTATATGCCAATCACTCCTAGGTTAAAAAGATTGTATGCATCAACGGAAACTGCTGCCCAAATGAGATGGCATCAACATAATAGATCAAGTTCAGGCATTTTACGTCATCCATCTGATGGGGAAGCTTGGAATCATTTTGATGCAAGGTATCCAGACTTCGCAAATGAACCAAGAAATGTAAGGCTTGGGTTATGTTCTGATGGCTTCACGCCATACATTCAGGCATCTTCATCCCCATATTCTTGTTGGCCTGTTGTTGTGACCCCGTATAATCTCCCGCCTGAAATGTGCATGACTAAACCATTCATGTTTTTGACTTGTCTCATACCTGGACCATCTAACCCAAAAGCAAACATTGATGTGTATTTACAACCATTAATAGACGAGCTTCAACAATTGTGGAGTGAAGGGGCTTTGACTTATGATATTTCCATGAAACAAAACTTTGTAATGAGGGCAACCTTAATGTGGATAATTAACGATTTTCCTGCTTATGGCATGTTATCTGGATGGAGTACCCAAGGTAAGTTGGCATGTCCGGTGTGTATGGATGGAAATAAGgcttttactttaaaatacggTAGCAAAAATTCATGGTTTGATTGTCATCGTCGTTTCTTACCTCAtaatcatgcatttagaagaaGTAAAAAAAGGTTCACTAAAAATAGGGTTGTGAAGGATGAACCTCCTCCAATATTGAATGGTGAAGAAGTTTGGGGTTTGGTTCACAATATTCCACGAGTGATAGATAATGCACATACTATATTGTTTGGATATGGAGTTATCCATAATTGGACTAAACGAAGCATATTTTGGGATCTTCCATACTggaaagataatttattaacGCATAATTTAGATGTCATGCACATAGAAAAAAAACTTCTTTGA